The Deltaproteobacteria bacterium genomic sequence TCAGGATGGAATAATGAGGAACGGCTCACGCCTGTCCGCTCTCTGGCAGACTAATACCCTGAAATTGTGCATATTAATCTTGACGGATTCTACGCATAAATATATTATCTTAACAAAAGTGTATTATACTTTTATTGGCAGCGTCAACATCTTAATCCAGAAGAGTGAGAATCATGATCGCCGAGGAAATAAATCCTGAAGGCATTAGCTCAGCCGAAATCATCGTCAGCATTCCTTCGTATAATGAAGCCGAAGGCATCGGCTTTCCCACCATCAAGGCCGGTGAAGGGCTGATCGAGTTTTTTGGCGATAAAAAATCAGTGATCATTAACTGTGACAACCATTCAACAGATGGCACCAGGGATGTTTTTTTAAACACACCCACCAAGGTGCCGAAAATTTATATCAGTACCCCGGAGGGTGTTAAAGGCAAAGGTAATAATTTTAAAAACCTGTTTCAAAAAGCGATCGAACTTAAAGCCGACTCGATCATCGTGGTTGACGCCGACTTAAAAAGCATCACTCCCCTCTGGATCAAGCGTCTGGGCGATCCCCTGACGCAGGATTTTGGGTACGTGGCGCCGCTCTATGTTCGCCACAAGTATGATGGCACCATCACCAATGCCATCGCTTACCCCATAACAAGGGCCCTCTATGGACGCCGCGTCCGGCAGCCCATTGGCGGTGACTTTGGATTTTCAGGTAAGCTGGCAGGAATTTACTCCTCCTCTGATACCTGGAACCAAGCCGTTTCACAGTTCGGTATTGATATCTGGATGACCACCCTGGCCATGAACAACGGTATCCCCACCTGTCAGACCTTCATGGGCCGGCCCAAGATCCACAAGCCCAAGGACCCCAGCTCTGACCTGGGACCGATGTTCCGGCAGGTGGTTGGCACCATCTTTGAAATGATGATATCCTTGGCTGAATTCTGGAAGGCGGTCAAATGGAGCAAACCGACTGCCATCTTCGGCTTCGGCCTGGGTGAGGTGGAGCTGCCGCCGCCGGTTCACGTTGACCGAGAAAAGCTGTATCAAAACTTTATCAACGGGTTTGACAAAAACTATGACTTGTGGCGAGAGGCCCTTTCGAAGCCAATCCTAGACAAGCTCGATGAAATTAGAAGCCTCAATGAGGATAAATTTGACTTCCCCACCCACGTCTGGGTCAAGGTTCTGTATGACACGGCTATCGCCTATAAGAACGCGGTCGGCGGTGACTTCGATGCCTTACTGGATGCCCTCATCCCGCTCTACTATGGCAAAACCCTGTCCTTTGTGAAAAAAACCGAAAGAATGTCCATCCAGGAAGCTGAAGAATTCATTGAAAACGAAGCCCTGGTCTTTGAAGAGACAAAACCTTATCTTGTTGAAAATTGGCCTGACTAGACGTAAACATTGGAGGTTTCAGCATGCCGGAAAACACTACAAAAAAAATCCTCATCGTTGACGATGAAGAACATATCCGTTTTCTTTATTCCGAAGAGCTCAGCGATGAAGGCTACGAAGTCGTTACAACGGAAAGTGGTTACAAGCTTTTAGAAAAAATTGAGCACGAAAAACCTGACCTGGTGGTCCTTGATATCAAGATGATTGACTATAACGGGCTGGATCTCCTCCAAGAAATCCGGAACAAGTATTACAGCCTGCCCGTCATTCTTTGCACGGCCTATGACACCTTCAAGGAGGATATAAAATCCATTGCCGCGGATCACTATGTCATCAAATCGTTTGACCTCACGGAGTTGAAAAGCAAGATAGTCACCGCCCTCGAGGCTCATATCCCCGGGACGTGACTCCTTCCGGACGCTCCCTTTTATACGCCGCACCTCGGGCCGATGGCCCCAAACCAACGAAGGCGGCAGTTTTAACCGACCATGATTTTACTGCGCTGTGAGATTGAAGAACAGGAGCGACTCACCCTGGCCCCTTACGCGGCCCGGGCGGCTGAAACGCGGGGCCGACTCGTTTTTGAACCCGAATGCGAACTCAGAACCGCTTTTCAGCGGGACCGCGACCGCATTACACACAGCAAGGCCTTCCGGCGCCTGAAACATAAAACTCAGGTCTTCCTGGCCCCGACCGGCGATCATTACCGCACCCGGCTGACCCATACCCTGGAAGTGGCCCAGATCGCGCGCACCATCAGCCGGGCTCTACGGCTGAATGAAGACCTGACCGAGGCCATCAGCCTGGGGCATGACCTCGGACACACCCCTTTTGGTCACGCCGGCGAAGAGGTGCTCAATGAAATCTTTCCCAACGGGTTTTCACATCACCAACACGGCTTGCGGGTCACAGACCACCTTGAAAAAAACGGAAAAGGCCTCAACCTGACCGCTGAAGTACGAGACGGAATCGTAAAACACTCCAAAGGCAAAAGCCCTATCTTCTCTCCAGACCCGGACGAAATGGCCTTTACAGTCGAAGGCCGTGTCGTCAGAATCGCCGATATCATCGCTTACACCACGCACGATATCGAGGACGCCCTGAGAGGCGGTGTGATCAAGGAAACCGATATCCCGCCTGAATGTATTAAAATCCTGGGAAACAGGACCTCGGTCCGCATCAACACCATGGTGCTCGACCTGGTCAGAAACACACGGATCAACGGCCAGGAGATCGAGCTGGGCTTTTCCTCCAGTGTTGGACAAGCCATAAATATTCTTAGAGATTTTCTTTTTGATTATGTGTATGACGTGAATCGTATCCACAAAGACTTCACACGCAGCGCCAAAGTTGTCAGCGAACTTTATGAAATATTTATGTCTGAAAAGGATTTTTTCACACAAGAGATCGGCCCCTGGCCTGAGAATGAGGTTCAAAGGGCCCGGGAGGTGTGCGACTTCATTGCTGGCATGACTGACCGCTACGCCCTGGACCTATACCAGCATATCTTCCTTCCCAAACCATGGGCAATTTATTAGGCTCATTCCATGATTCATGCAGCCGGAAAAATCCCACCTTTGTCTGGGGAAAGCCTTAAAAAGTTTATCTGTTTATTAATGAGGTTATAATATTGGACAAAGGTCAGTAGGGCTTAAGAATCCCCCTTTTCTAAAGGGGGACTGAGGGGGATTTCTTTGAACCGGCGAACAAAGTCAGCACTGTAATGCGCCTTGGATTTCACATTCCCATTCGAGGCGGGCTGGTGGCGGCCGTTGAACGGGGTGTGCGCATTGGCTGTGAAGCCATGCAGATATTTTCACGCAGCCCCAGGGCCTGGAAAGGCAAGCCCCTTGACCCGCAGGAGGTAACCGCCTTTCGCCGCGCCCGTGAGGAAGCCGGGCTTGCGCCCCTGGCGATCCATCTGCCTTACCTGCCCAACCTTGCCACCCATATACCTGAACTTCTTGAGAAATCCATTCGAGTACTGTCTGAAGAGATGATCCGGGCCGATCAGCTTGGTGCAGATTTCCTGGTGGCGCACCCCGGCCATGTAGCGCCAGGCAAGTCACGGGAAAAAGCCGTTATCAGGGTGGGGCAAAGCGTGGCTCAAGCCCTGGCTGAGCTTGATGAGAATGTGAAGGTAACCTTTCTCCTTGAAAACACGAGCGGCCAGAAGGGTGAGCTGGGAGACAGCCTGCCTGAACTGGCCCGGATACATGAGGCCATTAAGGCTGAAGCAGAAAGGGAACTTCACATCGGCATCTGCCTGGACACCGCCCATGCCTGGGGCGCGGGCTACAACCTGGCCCGGCCGCGCGGCCAGGAGGAGATGCTGGCTGAGTTCGACCGCGTCCTGGGCCTGGACCGCCTGGCCCTGATCCACCTCAATGACTCTCTGGTACCCCTGGGTTCCCTTCGCGACCGGCACGGCCCCATCGGTCTGGGACAGATCGGGGCGCGAGGCCTGGCCCGGCTGGTCCGGCATCCGGCCCTGAACCACCTGGCCGGACTCATGGAAACCCCGCGCGAAAGCGAAGCAAACGACCTCATCAACATGAAAAGGGTTAAAAGGTGGCGGGGGTATGGGAAGTTGTAGGATTACTTCTTCGGCTTCATGTATTTTAGATTTGATCTAACTTCAGGCCCTTACAAAGAAATTTTTATTTCTATCATCGATAGATAATACAATATCTTGTTATTATTTAATCTTTAACCACTATATCTTGTGTTAGTTTTTTCTTGACCTTCAAGTTCTTCTGGCTTATACTCCATCATATAGAAGACTATAGCCTTTATTATTCTTTTAAGTTTACGATTTATTTTTCGACTAACATAATTTAATTTCAAAAAAGAATTATGTCTGAAGCCTCCGCCCGAAAGAAAATTACAGCTGCAACTCGGATACCGAATTACGAACGCTTGGCACTTCATAGCCGATATTCAAGCAAGCTCATAACCAATCCAGAGCTTACTCGTGCATTAGTGTCCTTCCAGGCCAATAAAAATTCCCCATTTTATCGCTGGCTTAAATACAAAGAAGCCTTTTCTTCTGATTTTGTCAAATATATATTACAAAAATTTCCTACAATTGCGAACTCACCCCCTCGAGTGTTGGATCCTTTTGCTGGTGTGGGCACTACTTTAACGATAGCGGTTAGAATGGGATGTAAAGCAATTGGCATTGAGCTTTTACCAGTTGGAACCACCGCAATTCGAGCACGGTTGATAGCCGAAAAAGTTAATTTAAAATCATTTGAGTATTATTTAAAGAAGTTAGAAGAATTACCTTTTGATACACACCGATCCAATGGTTATCAATTTCCTCATTTGCGTATTACCAAGAATGCTTTTCCTAAACAGACTGAGAAAGCCTTTTCTGCCTATAGCGCATTCCT encodes the following:
- a CDS encoding glycosyl transferase; this encodes MIAEEINPEGISSAEIIVSIPSYNEAEGIGFPTIKAGEGLIEFFGDKKSVIINCDNHSTDGTRDVFLNTPTKVPKIYISTPEGVKGKGNNFKNLFQKAIELKADSIIVVDADLKSITPLWIKRLGDPLTQDFGYVAPLYVRHKYDGTITNAIAYPITRALYGRRVRQPIGGDFGFSGKLAGIYSSSDTWNQAVSQFGIDIWMTTLAMNNGIPTCQTFMGRPKIHKPKDPSSDLGPMFRQVVGTIFEMMISLAEFWKAVKWSKPTAIFGFGLGEVELPPPVHVDREKLYQNFINGFDKNYDLWREALSKPILDKLDEIRSLNEDKFDFPTHVWVKVLYDTAIAYKNAVGGDFDALLDALIPLYYGKTLSFVKKTERMSIQEAEEFIENEALVFEETKPYLVENWPD
- a CDS encoding response regulator, with translation MPENTTKKILIVDDEEHIRFLYSEELSDEGYEVVTTESGYKLLEKIEHEKPDLVVLDIKMIDYNGLDLLQEIRNKYYSLPVILCTAYDTFKEDIKSIAADHYVIKSFDLTELKSKIVTALEAHIPGT
- a CDS encoding deoxyguanosinetriphosphate triphosphohydrolase; the protein is MILLRCEIEEQERLTLAPYAARAAETRGRLVFEPECELRTAFQRDRDRITHSKAFRRLKHKTQVFLAPTGDHYRTRLTHTLEVAQIARTISRALRLNEDLTEAISLGHDLGHTPFGHAGEEVLNEIFPNGFSHHQHGLRVTDHLEKNGKGLNLTAEVRDGIVKHSKGKSPIFSPDPDEMAFTVEGRVVRIADIIAYTTHDIEDALRGGVIKETDIPPECIKILGNRTSVRINTMVLDLVRNTRINGQEIELGFSSSVGQAINILRDFLFDYVYDVNRIHKDFTRSAKVVSELYEIFMSEKDFFTQEIGPWPENEVQRAREVCDFIAGMTDRYALDLYQHIFLPKPWAIY
- a CDS encoding deoxyribonuclease IV produces the protein MRLGFHIPIRGGLVAAVERGVRIGCEAMQIFSRSPRAWKGKPLDPQEVTAFRRAREEAGLAPLAIHLPYLPNLATHIPELLEKSIRVLSEEMIRADQLGADFLVAHPGHVAPGKSREKAVIRVGQSVAQALAELDENVKVTFLLENTSGQKGELGDSLPELARIHEAIKAEAERELHIGICLDTAHAWGAGYNLARPRGQEEMLAEFDRVLGLDRLALIHLNDSLVPLGSLRDRHGPIGLGQIGARGLARLVRHPALNHLAGLMETPRESEANDLINMKRVKRWRGYGKL